TGTCCGGCGCAGGCAGCGTCGATGACCAGCGGGTAACTGTTTAGTTGCAGGTTACGATTGCCAAGCGGTTGATCGATATTGTTGCCTCCGAACCATAAACGCCAGTTCATCCAGTTCCAGTGGCTGTCGGCAAGATCGATCAACTGCGTCTGCAGCAGCCAGCTTACCCAGTCCTGTTGTGCTAGCTCGTAGTCAAACCCGGGACTGCATATCGGAAATACTTCCTCGTCGAACAGCTTTACGCTTTGAAACCCTGGCCACAGGCCGTCACCGTGCAAAACGGCCACTTGTACCTCGCTGCCGAGGCTCTCGTTGTAGTCATCTGAGGCGATAATGCGTAGCGTAACCGCCGGCATCAATTGCCGCAGTTGCGTGAGTCGTGGGCTTAACCATTGCGTGGCGAAGGACTGGTCGCAGCCGATGACCAGTTGCTGCGCGAATTCGACATTCTGGATATCCATCGTCGCACCGGCGAGTTGCTTCAGTATCGCGACCACTGTGTGCTGGTATTCACGCCCCTCGTTGGTTAATTGCACCGCACGATGCGAACGCGTGAACAGCTTGACCTGTAAACTGTCCTCGAGGCTTCGAATCTGCTGACTGATCGCGGCCTGTGATAAATGTAACTCCTCGGCGGCCCGCGTGAAGCTGAGCAGGCGTGCAGCTGCTTCGAAAGCAATCAACGGGTCAAGCGGTGGCAGGCGATTTTTTAACATCGATCAATAAGATTTCATTATCCATCTTAATAAATATTGACCATTTGAACCAGCTTATTCATTAGTTTAAATTATAGAATTCGAAAGAATCGTATCCCGGAGACAGACATGAGTGTTACTGCCCTGAAAAAGCGAGTCGACGATCTGCCGTTTAATCGCAATCCCGAAAAGTCTTTCACGATAGCGGCGCGTTATTACCTCGACGACACGGTGATGGAACAGGAAAAGGAAGCTGTTTTCTATCGCAATTGGTGGTATGCCGGACACCAGAGTCAGTTGGTGGAATCGGGTTGTTACCTGACGGTACAGGTTTGTGATCAGAACATTATCGTTATCCGTGATCGCAACGGTGAACTCAATGCGTATTTCAACGTGTGTCAGCATCGCGGTCACGAGTTGTTGACCGGCAGCGGCAAGGTGCGCACGATTACCTGCCCGTATCATGCCTGGTCCTATGGTCTCGATGGCGAACTCAAGGTCGCGCGTAATACCGAGAAGATGATCGATTTTGACAAATGCCAGTTTGCGCTGAAACCGGTGCAGGTCGAAGTATTTTGCGGACTGGTATTTGTCAATCTCGATCTTGATGCTGCCCCGCTTAAGCAACAGGCGGCGGATCTGGAAACCGAAATTCGTGCATTTTGTCCACGCGTCGATGAGGTTGTCTTTGCGCAACGTGACCGGTTCGAAGTTGCGAGCAACTGGAAGGTACTGGTCGATAATTTCCTCGAATGCTATCACTGCCATCCGGCGCACAAGGATTTTGTAAACCTGGTCGATATGAAGAGCTATACCACCACGGTGCACGATATCTACTCGAGCCATGTGTCCGATGCTGCCGCCACGACAGAGAGCAGCGCCTATCACTTCGAAAAAGGTGAGGTCGATTTTGGCTATGCCGGATTTTTCTTATGGCCTAACCAGACGATCTGGATCTACCCGGGTGAACCCAATATTTCGGTCTTGCAAATGATACCGGACGGGGTCGGACGCACCATCGAATACCAGGACTGGTACCTGCCGAATCCACAACCGAGCCAGCAGCAACTCGATGCGATGGACTACCAGCGCGACGTATTGCAACCTGAAGACGTTGGTCTTTGTGAAAGTGTTTACCGGGGATTGCAATCGAAAGGCTATAACCAGGGGCGCTTCGTGGTGGATCCCGAGCGCAGTGAATTATCCGAGCACGCGGTGCATCATTTCCAGCAGCTTTACCTCGAAGCGATGGGTGTCAGCCTGGATTAGTCCGCCATTCGCCATCCCACGCAGGGCTGAGACGCCGAGCAAGTCCCTCCCAGCTTAGTCATGTCATCCCGCGGTTTAACCGCGGGATCCAGGCTAAACTCTTCCATGAAGTTATCTTAACAAGCCCGTTTGCAATGGTTGGTGAGCGGCGTAACATTGACTGAATGATGAATTTGAAGCGCTATATTCCAGACCACGCAGTGACGACAGTACCGGCGCTCGCGCTATTGGTTGCGCTGTACTACTTCCTGTCACCCGACGATCCCGCGGATAGTGGAATCGAGTCCACTTCGAGTGTCCCCGCTTATTACGATCACTGGCAGCGTGGCACCGAAGTCGACGAGTTTGACATCGATGCCGAACTGTCGCGGCTCGAACTCGATGATGTCAAACGTGACCGCTTGATTCGCGATTTATTGCACCAGGGGAAATTCAAGCAGGCACGCACCCAGTTACTTGAAGTGGCAGCAGCGTCGATATTGCAGGATGATCAAACCCGGTTGGGCGATACCCTGCAGTTACTCGGTGAAGTCGCGATCAATCAGCAGGAATTATCGACCGCCGAGATTTATCTGCAGGAAGCGCTTTACCTGGCCATGTCGCAAGATAATGTTGTCGGTACCGCGCGCTGTTACCAGTTACTTGGACAATTGAATATCCGTGCACGCGAATTGGCGCGACGCGCAGCCAACACCTATGACGAGCTTTGGCAGGCGCGTAACTCGATAGCGCGCGGGTTCTACCACGGAGTAAACGAAAATCTGCAACAGGTCATTCAGGATAACCTTGAAATCAAGCGCTTCGGTGCCGCTGCCGATGCCTGGGAAGCACTGGCTTCGCTACACGACAAGGTTCACGATGACTACCAGGCGCAACAGGCACGTATCGAAGCGGCCAGGTTGTTTGCCTCAACCGGTCAAATGAGCCATGTGCACCGTTTGATGGACGGTCTGGATCGCAGTTTGATTAGTGATGCCGATTTGGGTGATATCGAGAACGAAATCGAGGGTTTGTTCCAGCAACACCAGCAGGACCTGATAAAAACCTCGCAGGCGCGTGATTACCAGATGCTCTATCATCACTACCTGCGCATAGGCCAGCTTGAGCGCGCCTGGAAGTTCAGAATCAAGTCCAGCGAAACTCTCGCCAATACCAGTGACCGTTCGATGTATCAGCGCCAGGCCGATGTTATCGCGGTGCTTTACAATTCTAATTTCGCGATGGACAGGGCCAAGCGCTATCTCGACCAGGCCGGCAAAATTTACGATGACAGTGACTTGCCAGATGGGCTCGAAAAAACCCGGGAAATGGAAGCGCTGATCTATTAGCCGGAACTCCACCGTATGACCAATAATCAAGAAGCCGAAATCGACGCCCGTGATCTGCGATGCGCATTCGGACATTTCGCCACGGGCGTTACCGTGGTAACTACGCTTGATACAACCGGCGCTCCCTGTGGTTTCACCGCCAATTCGTTCACCTCAGTTTCCATTGATCCACCCCTGCTATTGGTCAATATAGCGAGGTCAGCCTACGGATGTGATGCATTCACCGGGTCGCACGGATTTGCCGTCAACATTCTTGCCGCCAACCAGCGCGACCTGTCGAATCGCTTTGCGAGGGCGGGTACCGATAAATTCGCCAACCAGGATTGGCATGCCGAGATTACCGGTTCGCCGATAATCGAAGGAGTTGTAGCCTGGTTTGATTGTGAGCATTTCGAGCAGGTCGAGGCGGGCGATCACATCATTTTGATTGGCAGGGTGTTGCAGTACGCTTATAACACGCATGCGCCGCTCGGTTTTTGTCGCGGCGCCTATGTTTCATTCGGCATGACACCGGGCATGCTGCAGCTGGTTTCATCTCCGGGTAGTCTGCGGGTTGGCGCCATCATAGAGTCCAACGGTAAGATATTGCTGGAGCGCAATCATGAAACCGGTCAGTTACACCTGCCCGCGTCTGAATCGGTAGGCGATGTCGCAACGCCCGGCAGCCTGCTCGCCAAGCTCGCTTCTGCAGGCATCGAGGTTGATTTACCGTTTATCTATGCGGCTTACCATGAAGATTCACAGCGCTTTGTTTATTACCTCGGCGAATTGTTATCGATAGATGATGCGGTTGAAACCAGCACCATGTGTTTTTACGAGTTTGATAACATCACCTGGGAGGAAATTAGCGATAGCGCGATTATCGCGATGCTCGAACGTT
This Gammaproteobacteria bacterium DNA region includes the following protein-coding sequences:
- a CDS encoding LysR substrate-binding domain-containing protein, with translation MLKNRLPPLDPLIAFEAAARLLSFTRAAEELHLSQAAISQQIRSLEDSLQVKLFTRSHRAVQLTNEGREYQHTVVAILKQLAGATMDIQNVEFAQQLVIGCDQSFATQWLSPRLTQLRQLMPAVTLRIIASDDYNESLGSEVQVAVLHGDGLWPGFQSVKLFDEEVFPICSPGFDYELAQQDWVSWLLQTQLIDLADSHWNWMNWRLWFGGNNIDQPLGNRNLQLNSYPLVIDAACAGHGVALGWGYLVDELVATNRLVRPIKQSLKTDLGYYCICRENLENDVNVVRFRDWLVQQIGPVIEL
- a CDS encoding aromatic ring-hydroxylating dioxygenase subunit alpha; its protein translation is MSVTALKKRVDDLPFNRNPEKSFTIAARYYLDDTVMEQEKEAVFYRNWWYAGHQSQLVESGCYLTVQVCDQNIIVIRDRNGELNAYFNVCQHRGHELLTGSGKVRTITCPYHAWSYGLDGELKVARNTEKMIDFDKCQFALKPVQVEVFCGLVFVNLDLDAAPLKQQAADLETEIRAFCPRVDEVVFAQRDRFEVASNWKVLVDNFLECYHCHPAHKDFVNLVDMKSYTTTVHDIYSSHVSDAAATTESSAYHFEKGEVDFGYAGFFLWPNQTIWIYPGEPNISVLQMIPDGVGRTIEYQDWYLPNPQPSQQQLDAMDYQRDVLQPEDVGLCESVYRGLQSKGYNQGRFVVDPERSELSEHAVHHFQQLYLEAMGVSLD
- a CDS encoding flavin reductase family protein → MTNNQEAEIDARDLRCAFGHFATGVTVVTTLDTTGAPCGFTANSFTSVSIDPPLLLVNIARSAYGCDAFTGSHGFAVNILAANQRDLSNRFARAGTDKFANQDWHAEITGSPIIEGVVAWFDCEHFEQVEAGDHIILIGRVLQYAYNTHAPLGFCRGAYVSFGMTPGMLQLVSSPGSLRVGAIIESNGKILLERNHETGQLHLPASESVGDVATPGSLLAKLASAGIEVDLPFIYAAYHEDSQRFVYYLGELLSIDDAVETSTMCFYEFDNITWEEISDSAIIAMLERFIREKRLGNYSIYIGDRAQGEVHPA